The Acidimicrobiales bacterium genomic sequence GCGCACCTTCGGCACCCACCAGAGTCTCGGCCGCAGGTGCCTCCACCCTGGCCGCCTCCGAGATGCGCAACCCGGTCAGGTCCAGGCCCGCCAGCAGAGGATCGGTCGAGCGCACCAGGGTGGGAATGGGGTTCTCGACGGTGCCTGTAACGGTGACGCCCGGAACCCCCGAAGGCGAACCGATCGACAGGAATGGTCTGGCGATGTCGTCGGGAACCTCGACACCCACGAAGACCGTGACGTCGGGCGTTTCGACCGCTGGATCGACGATGGCTATGCCGGGCAGCGAGTCGAGCAAGGCCGTGGTGAAAGCATCGAGTTCTCCCGACACAGACACCTTTACGTCGTCGCGCTGAGATGCGGCGGCATACGCGGTGTCGTCGACCGACAGCAGGTCTTCGCCGCCCAACCTCGCGATGACCTGTTCGCCTGGCGGCAGGTCCACCGTGACCACGGTCGGCTCGTCGGCAGACACATCGATGGTCTCGACCGCCCTGGTGACGGAGTCGACGTCGAACCTGAGGCTAAGACCAGCGGAATCGGAACCTCCGGCTGCTTCGACCACAGCCGTGGCCCGCAGGCCCTCAGCGGTTTCGAATACGTCCAATGACGTGATCGCGCGGTTGATGTCGGAGTCTCCGACCTGGCGATGGGTCACTCCAGGGGGTAGGGCGGCCAACTCGACGGGGCTGTGTCCGCCGTCGGAGATCAGCACTATTCCTATGGTTTCGGCCGGCGTCTCGAGGCCATCTGCCAGCGCCATCGCCGATGCCAGGTCGGCGCTGCCGTCGCCCAGTCTGATCGAGCGCACGGCCGCCTCGTAAGTGGAGCGATCCTGCGTGGCCGACGCCAGCACCCTGGACCCGGTCGAGGCCACAATCACGCTCATGCGACCAGCCTCGGGACGCTCGTCCCACAGCGACAGCGCAACCTCCTTAGCGTCGGCGAGCCGATCGGGAGAACCGTCGGTGGCCCCCATCGAGGCCGATGCGTCGATGATGACCACGGTGTGGTTGGCCAGCGCGGCCTCGCGTTCGATGGATGGCGAGGCGAACGCCAGGGCAAGCAACCCGACCACCAACAGCTGCAACACCAGCGGCAGGGTCACCGGCAGTCGCTGCCAGGGACGTGCACCAGTGGACCCGGCCGTCTCGGCATCCCAGAGGAGGTGCGACGACACGACCGCCTCGACCCGGCGCGGCTTCAACATGTGCATGGCGACGACCGGAAGTGCCGCCAGCAAGAACCAGAACCCGGCGGGGTTGGCGAATCTCACCGGAGGGCCTCCGCTCGCCTGAGGTTCTCGAGCAGCACGTCGCGTATCGGTTCGCGGGTGTCGACCTCTACCAGCACGGCGCCACGGCTGCGCACGAGGGAACCGACATCGTCGCGCCATGCGGCGAGTCGCCCGCCATAGTGCTCGAGCGCGGCGGGCGTCATCGATACCGGAACGCGGTCGCCCGACTCGATGTCGACTAGGTCGACGTCGCCCATGGCAGACGGGTCGAGCTCGCCGGGACCCAGGACGTGAACAACCACCACGTCAGCGCCGAGGGCAGGCAGCCGTCTGACCGCGGTGGCCCAGTCTTCGTCGAGCAGATCGGAGAACACCACCGTGATGCCCGGGGGCCTTGCGCTGCCCAGAACCCGGTTGGCGAACTGCGGCAGCGACACAGAACCCGACGCGGTCAAAGACGACAATGCCGAATCGAGCTGGGCATGACCGCGACGTCCGGTGAAGCGCCTCGGCGCCACACCCGGAACCTGCAGGCGCACCGTGTCGCGTCGCAACAAAGCCACGAAACCCACCGCGGAGGCAACCTCGACAGCGCGGCGCAACTTGCCGTCGAGGCCCATCGAGGCGCTGGTGTCGATGGCCAGGTCTACGGTCAGATCGTCGTCGGCCTCGTAGAGGCGCACCACCAGCTGGTCGAGCCTGGCCAGGGTCAGATAGTCGATGCGTCGGAAATCGTCGCCGGGCTGGTACTCGCGAAAGTCGGAGAAATCGAGCGACGAACCGTGGCGCTTCGACCGGTGCCCTCCGCTCAGCTGCCCGGCGAGGGGACGGCGCGAGTTCAGCTGCATGCGCTCGAGCGCAGCCAGCAGCTCTGGCTCAAGGAGCACCGCGTACCCCTGAGGCCGGCGCCGGCACCGCGTCCATCACGGCTTCGATCAATTGGGCGGGGCTGACGCCATCGGCGATCGCCTCGAACCCCAGCACCAGGCGGTGCCTCAGCGCGGACCCGGCCACGGCGCGGACGTCGTCGACCGATGCCGAAGGCCTGCCGTCGAGCAAGGCCGTGGCCTTGGCGCCCAGCATCAGTGCCTGGGCGCCGCGGGGTGAGGCTCCGTTTCGCACGTACTTGGCGATCTCGCCCGGTGCCCCAGCTCCGCCGGGGTGAGTGGCAACGACCAGATCGACGGCGTGACGAGTGACGTGGCTTGCCGCCGGAACCTGCCTGGTGAGGGC encodes the following:
- a CDS encoding DUF58 domain-containing protein; amino-acid sequence: MLLEPELLAALERMQLNSRRPLAGQLSGGHRSKRHGSSLDFSDFREYQPGDDFRRIDYLTLARLDQLVVRLYEADDDLTVDLAIDTSASMGLDGKLRRAVEVASAVGFVALLRRDTVRLQVPGVAPRRFTGRRGHAQLDSALSSLTASGSVSLPQFANRVLGSARPPGITVVFSDLLDEDWATAVRRLPALGADVVVVHVLGPGELDPSAMGDVDLVDIESGDRVPVSMTPAALEHYGGRLAAWRDDVGSLVRSRGAVLVEVDTREPIRDVLLENLRRAEALR